Part of the Pseudomonadota bacterium genome is shown below.
ATAATCCTTACGGGGCCTGTCCCCGGTGTGCCGGCCTGGGAAGCGAACAGCTTTTTGATCCCCAACTGGTGGTTCCCAATTCCGGTCTTTCATTACGGGAAGGGGCCATCGCCCCCTGGCACCGCTCCCAGCCTTTTTACCAGGAGCATGTTCTCCTGCCCCTTTCCCGCCATTATGGTTTTGATCTTTATCAGCCTTTTGCAACTCTGTCTCCGGAGGTTCAGCAGCTGGTTCTTTATGGCAGCGGCGAGGAAAAGATTCCCGGACTGCTGGCCGAAGGACGGCATGGACGGGTGCCGAAGCGTAAATTTGAAGGGGTGATTCCGGCACTGGAACGCAAACTCAAGGCCCAGGATGGCGCTGATGACGAATTGCGCCGCTATCTTTCTCCGGTTCCCTGTCCTGACTGCGGCGGCAGCCGGTTAAAGCCCTTGAGTCTGCACGTGAAAATAGCCGGCCTGAATATCCATGAGCTGACTTCTCTGCCTTTACCCCGGGCCTTGGCTTTTATTCAGGACTTGTCCCTGCCGCCTACCCAGCAGGCCATTGCCGGGCGGGTACTCTTAGAACTTGCCCAGCGTCTTTCTTTTCTCCTTGATGTGGGGCTTGATTACCTGACCCTGGCCCGGGAATCAGCGACCCTTTCCGGTGGAGAGTCCCAGCGGATCCGCCTGGCCACCCAGATTGGCTCGGGTTTGACCGGGGTCTTGTATGTGCTGGATGAACCAAGCATCGGCCTGCACCAGCGGGATAATGAAAAACTGCTGGCGTCGCTGTTTCGGCTGCGTGATCTGCAGAATACCCTGATTGTGGTGGAACATGATCAGGAGACGATCATGCGGGCTGATCACGTGATCGATATGGGTCCCGGGGCCGGCCGTCTGGGCGGTAAAATGGTGGCCCAGGGATCACCGGCGGAGATCGCGGCCGGAAATTCTCTCACCGGGCAGTATCTTTCCGGTCGGCAGTTTATTGAGGTACCGAAAAAACGTCGGACTGTTACCAGCCGGCGCTTGTCCCTGGGGGGATTGACCATTCACAACCTTAAATCCATTGCCGTGGATCTGCCCCTGGGTTTGTTCATCTGTGTTACCGGTGTCTCCGGTTCCGGCAAGAGCAGCCTGGTGAATGATACCCTGTATCCGTCCCTGCACAACTATCTTCATGATTCCCGGAAAGTAGCCGGTCCGGTGAAGTCAATCAGCGGCCTGCATTACCTTGATAAAGTGATTAATATTGATCAGAGTCCCATCGGCCGGACGCCCCGTTCCAATCCGGCCACTTATACCGGGGTTTTTACCCTGATCCGGGAATTGTTTGCCGCCCTGCCCGAGTCCCGGGTGCGTGGTTATAGTCCCGGCCGTTTCAGTTTCAATGTCAAGGGTGGCCGTTGTGAAGCCTGTCGGGGCGAGGGAATGATGCGGGTTGAAATGCATTTTTTGCCGGATGTTTTTGTTACCTGTGACACCTGCAGCGGCAGCCGTTTTAATCGGGATACCCTGGAAGTTCGTTATAAAGGCAAAGATATTGCCGAGGTGCTGTCCATGACTGTCAACCAGGCAGCTGAATTTTTTGCCGCTATCCCGCGAATCATCGTTCGGTT
Proteins encoded:
- the uvrA gene encoding excinuclease ABC subunit UvrA, translating into MDSISIKGAREHNLQNIDLEIPRHQLVVVTGLSGSGKSSLAFDTIYAEGQRRYVESLSAYARQFLQLMDKPDVDEITGLSPAIAIEQKRVSHNPRSTVGTVTEIYDYLRLLYARVGTPYCYQCGQEISSQTVAQIVDAVIALPSGSRLLILAPLVQGRKGEYRQLFADLLREGFLRVEVDGRIYPLEEVPELDRYRIHDIALVVDRLVVQENIQRRLTDSIELALTKADEVVAVQVVDGERLFFSTRLACIRCGISFAEISPRLFSFNNPYGACPRCAGLGSEQLFDPQLVVPNSGLSLREGAIAPWHRSQPFYQEHVLLPLSRHYGFDLYQPFATLSPEVQQLVLYGSGEEKIPGLLAEGRHGRVPKRKFEGVIPALERKLKAQDGADDELRRYLSPVPCPDCGGSRLKPLSLHVKIAGLNIHELTSLPLPRALAFIQDLSLPPTQQAIAGRVLLELAQRLSFLLDVGLDYLTLARESATLSGGESQRIRLATQIGSGLTGVLYVLDEPSIGLHQRDNEKLLASLFRLRDLQNTLIVVEHDQETIMRADHVIDMGPGAGRLGGKMVAQGSPAEIAAGNSLTGQYLSGRQFIEVPKKRRTVTSRRLSLGGLTIHNLKSIAVDLPLGLFICVTGVSGSGKSSLVNDTLYPSLHNYLHDSRKVAGPVKSISGLHYLDKVINIDQSPIGRTPRSNPATYTGVFTLIRELFAALPESRVRGYSPGRFSFNVKGGRCEACRGEGMMRVEMHFLPDVFVTCDTCSGSRFNRDTLEVRYKGKDIAEVLSMTVNQAAEFFAAIPRIIVRLQSLQDVGLGYITLGQAAVTLSGGEAQRVKLSRELGKRATGRTFYLLDEPTTGLHFHDVRQLLQVLQRLVDGGNTVLVVEHNLEVIKVADYIIDLGPEGGDKGGKVIATGTPEEVAGIEVSATGCYLGKVLKNR